Sequence from the Chiroxiphia lanceolata isolate bChiLan1 unplaced genomic scaffold, bChiLan1.pri scaffold_91_arrow_ctg1, whole genome shotgun sequence genome:
CGAGGACGAAGATCAGTGGGAGGATGGAGCTGAGGACATTCTGGAGAAAGGTGAGGGGGGGGCACCCTGGGGACCCCCCTGGGACTCCTGGGAACCTTCCCCACCCTGGGGACCCCTCCGGGACCCCTCCCCACCCTTTCCCCTCCAaatccctctttcccccccaaatccccctttcccctccaaatccccctttccctcccccaaatccctttttctttcccaaaccccccttttccccccaaactcccccttTCCCAAGGGGATCCCATACCCCCCCCAAATGCCCTTTCCCCTCAAAcccctcttttccccccagacccccccgtTTCCCTGGAGGGTCCCATGTCCcccccatccatccatccatccctccatctcATCCGTGCTCGCCTGGggcttttctgttgcttttttatCCCCCTTTtaccccccaacccccccttCCCCGACCCCCCCATCAATTCTGaccccccctcgcccccccaCCCCAATTTCCCCCCGTTTCCCCCCCTCACctggttttgctgtttatttacTTCATTCTCCACCGTCACTTTGTCCCCGGGGCAGAGGAGATCGAAGGTAAGATTCCCCCCTCACCTCCCcctctgtgtgtcccccccacaAATACGGGGGCCCAAAcaccccccagtgcccccccaaCCCCTCACGGGGGGGTCCCAATCCCgaccttcctccccctcctcttcctcagcctcCAACATCGACAACGTGGTGCTGGACGAGGATCGTTCTGGGGCCCGGCGGCTCCAGAACCTCTGGAGGTGACTCTGGAcccccccaggacacccccaaagtccccctgacccccccagtcccgtttccctctttttttctctctttttccctgattttccctgttttttcccccagggaCCAGcgggaggaggagctgggcgAGTATTACATGAAGAAATACGCCAAGTCCTCGGTGGGGGAGACGTGAGTgacccccccagggacccctctgggaccccccccagTTGTCGTGACAGGGAGGggccccctgacccccccagccccgatTTACctgatttgggggggttttcccccattttccAGGGTTTATGGGGGCTCGGACGAGCTGTCGGACGACATCAcccaacagcagctgctgcccggggTCAAGTGAGTTtgggggcaggaaggggggaATTGGGGCATGAAAGGGGTTTAATtgggggagaaaggagggaattGGGTCAGATCCCCCTTTAATGAGGGTTAACTGAGGTGAAAAAAGGGGAATTGGGTCATAGTAGAAATTTAactagagagaaaaagagggaataGGGTCAGACCCTGTCCCATAACGAGGTTTCGTTGCCCCCTCACAGGGACCCCAATCTCTGGACTGTCAAGTGCAAGGTGGGTGCTGaacccccaccccaaaacccaaatcCCCGTTTTtctgcccccaaaccccctttcTGTGCCCAAACCTCCCGGTTTGTGCCCCAAACCCCCTTTCTGTGCCCAAACCTCCCAGTTTGTGCCCCACACCCCCTTTctgcccccaccccaaaccccttttccccccaaaccccccgtTTCTCCCCCCtactctccttttctctcccctgacCCCCTCTCTGACCCCCCAGATCGGGGAGGAACGAGCCACGGCCGTCGCCCTCATGCGCAAGTTCATCGCGTACCAGTACACGGAGACCGTGAgtgctgggggcactggggggcactggggctgtactgggggcactggggctgtactgggggcactgggggggtactgggggcactggggggcactgggaggctCAGAGCTGacccccccacatccccccaccacagcccctgCAGAGCAAGGCCGTGGGGGCCTCAGAGCACGTCAGGGGGGACCTgtgtggggacactggggtAGTGCTGGGGTGGTACTGGGGGCACTGAGATGGTACTGGAGGTACTGGGGGCACTGTGACGGTACTGGGGTGGTACTGGAgatactgggagcactggggtgGTACTGGGGTGGTACTGGGGGTACTGGGGACACTGTGATGGTACTGGGGCCGTTCTGGTGGTACTGGGGCCGTTCTGGTGGTACTGGGGGCACTGCCAGTgaccccccgtgtcccccccaccGCAGCCCCTGCAGATCAAGGCCGTGGTGGCCCCGGAGCACGTCAGGGGGTACCTGTACGTGGAGGCCTACAAGCAGACCCACGTGAAACAGGCCATCGAGGGCGTGGGCAACCTGCGCCTGGGCTACTGGAACCAGCAGATGGTGCCCATCAAGGAGATGACCGACGTGCTCAAGGTGGTCAAGGAGGTCACCAACCTCAAACCCAAGGCCTGGGTCCGGCTCAAGAGGGGCATCTACAAGGATGACATCGCCCAGGTGAGGGAGGGACGCgcctggggggcacctggggctggggggggggttacCTGGGGCTCACCTGGGCgtccctgccccctcccccaGGTGGATTACGTGGAGCCGAGCCAGAACCAGATCTCCCTCAAGATGATCCCCAGGATCGACTTCGACCGCATCAAAGCCCGGATGAGCCTGGTGGGTGAGGGGGGAgcacccctggggcagggaggggatcccAGACGGGTGGGTCCACCTTGGTGGGTGGATCCCAGGTGTGTGGGTGATCCCTGGGGGGAGTGGATCCCTGGGGGTGGATCCCTGGGGGTGAGCGGATCCCTGAGGGTGATCCCTGGAGTGAGTGGATCCCTGGGGGTAGCTGGGTCCCTGGCGTGAGTGGATCCCTGTGTGTGGACCCCCGAGGGTGAGTGGATCCCCGTGGGTGGATCCCTGGGGGTAGCTGGATCTCCATGGGTGGATCCTGGGGGTAGCTGGATCCCTGAGGATGAGTGGGCCCCCGAGGGTGAGTGgatccctctcctccctgcaccccctgcAGAAGGACTGGTTCGCCAAACGCAAGAAGTTCAAGCGGCCGCCCCAGAGACTCTTCGACGCCGAGAAAATCCGGTACCGCCCCCCGGGATCCTTCCTAGGATCCTCCCCGTGGGATCCCCCCTGGGATCCACCCCCTGGGCTCACCCTGGGCTCACCTGGGGGTCCCACAGGTCCCTGGGGGGCGACGTGGCCTCCGACGGCGACTTCCTGATCTTCGAGGGCAACCGGTACAGCAGGAAGGGCTTCCTGTTCAAGAGCTTCGCCATGTCGGCCGTGGTGAGACCCAGAACCCCCCTTTTTGAACCCAGAATACTCCCCTGGGAACCCCAAATGCACGGCTTGAGCCCAAACCCCCCCAGTCTGAGCCCAgttccccccaaacccccccagatCACAGAGGGGGTGAAGCCCACCCTGTCCGAGCTGGAGAAGTTCGAGGACCAGCCCGAGGGCATCGACCTGGAGGTGGTGACTGAGAGCACAGGTAGGGggtccccagccccccaaaacccctccaaGCGCCCTCctcagaccccaaatccccccaaactcctctccccagcacccccaaccCCAGACTCCCCCTGTCCCCCGGGCAGCACAACTTCCAGCCCAACGTTGAGGGGTGTGAGGGGGAGCTGAgccacctccagcagccccctgaaatccccccagatcccccaggccccaaatcccatttctctcccagggaaggagcGGGAGCACAACTTCCAGCCTGGGGACAACGTGGAGGTGTGCGAGGGGGAGCTCATCAACCTGCAGGGCAAGATCCTGAGCGTGGACGGCAACAAAATCACCATCATGCCCAAGCATGAGGACCTCAAGGTCtggagaccccaaaaccccctgagaggcccccaaaacccctttgGCCAGCCCTGACAGGGGTGTCTCCTCCAGGACATGTTGGAGTTCCCGGCCCAGGAGCTCAGGAAGTATTTTAGGATGGGCGACCACGTGAAGGTGATCGCGGGGAGGTTCGAGGGCGACACGGGGCTGATCGTGAGGGTAGAGGAGAACTTCGTCATCCTCTTCTCCGACCTCACCATGCACGAGGTGAGTTTGGGGTGAAAAACGTGGGAAATGGGGTCAGGGGAGCATTTGGGGTGAAAAACAAGGGGTTTGGGGGCAGGTTGGGGTTTGGGATCGGTTTGGGGTGAATCccaggggtttggggtcagTCCAGGTTTGGGGTGAAATCGAGGGGCTTGTGTCAGTCCCCCTTTGGGGTCAGTCCCGGGGATTTTGGGATGAATGCCAGGGATTTTGCGTCAGTCCTGTTTTGGGGTGAATCCCGAGGATTTTGGGTGTGTTTTCCCCCCCAGCTGAAGGTGCTGCCCCgggacctgcagctctgctccgAGACGGCGTCGGGGGTGGACGTGGGGGGGCAGCACGAGTGGGGGGAGCTGGTGCAGCTGGACCCCCAAACCGTGGGGGTGATCGTGAGGCTCGAGAGGGAAACCTTCCAGGTGAGAGCCCCCAAAATGGGGGGGTGCCACAGTCACCttccaggtgagaccccccaAAATATGGGGGTTCCACAGTCACCttccaggtgagaccccccaAAATGGGGGGGTGCCACAGTCACCTTCCAGGTGAGAGCCCCCAAAATGGGGGGGTGCCACAGTCACCTTCCAGGTGAGAGCCCCCAAAATGGGGGGGGTGCCACAGTCACCTTCCAGGTGAGAGCCCCCAAAATGGGGGGGTGCCACAGTCACCTTCCAGGTGAGACCCCCAAAATGGGGGGGTACCATGGTCACCTTCCAGGTGAGAGCCCCCAAAATGGGGGGGTGCCACAGTCACCTTCCAGGTGAGACCCTCCAAAATGGGGGGGTGCCACAGTCACCttccaggtgagaccccccaAAATATGGGGGTTCCACAGTCACCttccaggtgagaccccccaAAATGGGGGGGTTCCACAGTCACCTTCCAGGTGAGACCCCTCCAGAATATGGGGGTTCCATGATCACCTTCCAGGTGAGACACACCCCCCCTCCTAAATCCAGGAGGGTCCTGGACTCCCAAATGTGGGGGGTTCCCAAATCTGGGGGTTTCTGCTGTCACCCCCCAGGTGAGTCCCCAGGTTTCCCCCCCACAGGTGGGTCCTGGACCCCAAATCTGTGTCCTGTGGATGGGGGGGGTCCCCAAGCTCTGCCCTGtccagggctgtgccccccaccccagggtggtctcccccaccccaggggGTTCCCCCTGACCCCGGGGGGGGTCCCCAGTTTTTCGGCCAAGGCCCCCCAGACGTGCCCCCCACACGTAGGGGAAGGCGGTCACAGACCAGCACCGTGTcagtgttttggggggtccctgagctctgccctgtcccagggctgtgccccccgCCCCCAGGGGGGTCCCCCACTTTAGGGAAGCCCCCCCTTgacccccgtgtcccccccaggtGCTGAACATGTACGGGAAGGTGGTGACAGTGCGGCACCAGGCCGTCACCAGGAAGAAGGACAATCGCTTCGCCGTCGCCCTGGACTCGGAGCAGAACAACATCCACGTCAAGGACATCGTCAAAGTCATCGATGGCCCCCACTCCGTGCGTCctggggggtccccgggggctccttggggtgttttgggggtccctggctCTGTCTGTGTCTCTGGGAACATCCCCGAGTTCCCTCCCTTGGTTTGGAGTTCACTCCCTGCTCTGGGATTTACCCTCCCTTTTCAGATTCCTTCATTTTTGGGGTTCCACCTCCCCTTTTTGGGGCTCCACCTCCCCTTTTTGGGGTTTCACCTCCCCTTTTTGGGTTTCCCCCCCTTGTTTTGGGTTTCCCCCCCTTGTTTTGGGTTTCCCTCCCTTGTTTGGGTTTCTCCTGACCTATTTTTGCTTCCACACCCCCCTTTTCGCTTCTCACTCCTCTTATTTTGGCCTTTCACCCCCTTTTTGAGTTTCATCCCCTTTTCTGCCCCTCACCCCCCTCATTTTGGGGTCTTGCCCCACTTTTCCCCCCCAGGGCCGCGAGGGTGAGATCCGACACCTTTTCCGCGGCTTCGCTTTCCTGCACTGCAAGAAGCTGGTGGAGAACGGGGGGATGTTCGTGTGCAAGACCCGCCACCTGGTGCTGGCCGGGGGCTCCAAGGTCTGTaggaccccccaggacccccagttTTCCCGATTTTGCCcgttttccctcctcctcaccccGTTTTCCCCACCCGCAGCCCCGGGACGTCACCAACTTCACGGTGTGCGGCTTCACCCCCATGTCCCCCCGCATCAGCAGCCCGATGCACCCCAGCGGGGCTGGTGAGTCTGGGGGCGCTCCCGGGGGTCTTTGGGgaccccccgagccccccctgagcccccctgtgcccccccaggccAGCGGGGGGGCTTTGGGGCCGGCGGGATGAGccgcgggcggggccggcgcgaCAACGACCTCATCGGGCAGACGGTGCGGATCTCGCAGGGGCCCTACAAAGGTGGGTGTGGGacccccccgcagccccccagagccccccgggaccctccctgacccccccgtgcccccccagGGTACATCGGGGTGGTGAAGGACGCCACGGAGTCCACGGCGCGCGTGGAGCTGCACTCGACCTGCCAGACCATCTCCGTGGACAGGCAGCGCCTCACCACCGTGTGAGTGGGGGGAGACCCCCAGAGACccctgcaggggaggggagacCCCCCCGTGGGGTGGGCACAtccccagagaccccccctGTGGGTTGGGGTGACCCCCCCTGGGCCGAGAGGgtccttggagacccctcagTGGGTTGGAGTGGTCCCGGGAGACCCCTCGGTGGGTCAGTGGGGGCCCTTGGAGACCCCTCAGTGAATGGGGGTGACCCTTGGGCCACGCAGGGGGGGCTCTGTCAGGGGTTCTgacccccctttccccccccaggGGGTCCCGGCGCCCCGGGGGGCTCACGTCGGCCTACGGGAGGACCCCCATGTACGGCTCCCAGACCCCCATGTACGGCTCGGGGTCCAGGACCCCCATGTACGGCTCACAGACCCCCCTGCACGACGGTgagtggggatgggggggcactggggggctcagggtggggttggaagggactggggggctctggggattGGGGGGACTCTGGGAGTTGaggggggcacagcaggggagCTCTAGGACCActgggggggccctggggaTTGGGGGGACCCTGGGAGTtgaggggggcactgggggagcTCTGGGACCACTGGGGAGGCTCTGGGGGGGGCTTGGAGGGGGCTCTGGAGGGaccctgggaatgggggggcTCCGGGCGATCCCCACAGCTGGGGGAGGGGCCCTTGGGGGTGACAGCATTTTTGGGGTTGCCCCCCAGGAAGCCGCACCCCCCACTATGGGTCACAGACCCCCCTGCACGACGGGAGCAGGACCCCGGCCCAGAGCGGGGCCTGGGACCCCAACAACCCCAACACCCCCTCGAGGTGAGACCCCCACCCCAAAATAACCCAGAACAGCCCCAACACCTCTTTGAGGTGAGACCCCctaccccaaaacccccccacagccccctaGAAACCCCAAACCTCTTCTAGATGGGACCCCCCCCAATTTCCCCTCTTTGGGGTCCTTTCCCCAAACCCCCCCGTTTCGTgtctccccctcccctgtgTTGTGTCTCCCCCTTTTTGGGGGGTCTCatttctgtctgtctctctctgagGGTCCCATTTGTGTCTCCCCCTCTTTGTGGGGTCCCATTTGTGTCTCCCCCTCTCTGGGGGTCCCATTTGTCTCCCCCTCTTTGGGGGGGTCCCATTTGTGTCTCCCCCTCTCTGAGGGTCCCATTTGTGTCTCTCCCTCTTTAGGGGGGTCCCATTTGTGTCTCCCCCTCTCTGGGGGTCCCATTTGTGTCTCCCCCTCTTTGGGGGGGTCCCATTTGGGCCCCCCCTCTGACGTTGCCCCCCCAGGGCCGACGAGGACTTCGAGTACGGCTTCGAGGACGAGCCCACCCCGTCCCCCCAGGGCTATGGGGGGACCCCCAACCCACAGACCCCCGGGTACCCCGACCCCGCCTCCCCCCAGGTCACACAGCCCTACAACCCCCagacccccgggacccccgccATGTGAGTGACAAAtgggggggaccccaaaaatgggagggagggggggatgcCCCAAGTCATGGCCCTACAACCCCCagacccccgggacccccgccATGTGAGTGACAAAtgggggggaccccaaaaatgggagggagggggggatgcCCCAAGTCATGGCCCTACAACCCCCAaacccccgggacccccaaatGGAGGGGACCCCAAATCTGGaggggaggtgtgggggggaaaCACTGAAATCTGGGGGGGTAGAGGGACCCCAAAATGTCACTGTGGGGGAAAATGGGCTTctgggggaccccaaaatgcttttgggggggtggggggatgcCAGAGTGCTGCAGGACGGGGGACAGGGGGACCTCAAAGTCTGAGAGGGGGCAAGGGGGGCTGTGCTCTTGGGGGGGGAGTCCCCAAAATGTCACTGTGGGGGAAAATGGGTTTttgggggaccccaaaacctggggggggggggggtggctCCTGCGAGCCCCCAAAATGTGGCTCTGGGGGGAACCTGtgccccccaaacaccccccaggtgtgaccccccccatttccccccagGTACAACACGGAGCAGTTCTCGCCCTACGCCGTCCCCTCCCCACAAGGGTCCtaccagcccagcccctccccccAGAGCTACCACCAGGTGGCCCCGAGCCCGGTGGGCTACCAGAACACCCACTCGCCGGCCAGCTACCACCCCACGCCCTCCCCCATGGCCTACCAGGTAAcccgggacccccccagaccctctgaacccccctgagcccccccaaacccccctgagacccccagaCCCACTGGGCTACCAGAACACCCACTGGGCTACCAGAACACCCAC
This genomic interval carries:
- the SUPT5H gene encoding transcription elongation factor SPT5 isoform X2, producing the protein MSDSDDSNFSEDESERSSEGEEGEEGEAEEQRGGSGKEEEEGEEEEEEEEEEEEYDEEEEEEEDDDRPAKKPRHGGFILDEADVDDEYEDEDQWEDGAEDILEKASNIDNVVLDEDRSGARRLQNLWRDQREEELGEYYMKKYAKSSVGETVYGGSDELSDDITQQQLLPGVKDPNLWTVKCKIGEERATAVALMRKFIAYQYTETPLQIKAVVAPEHVRGYLYVEAYKQTHVKQAIEGVGNLRLGYWNQQMVPIKEMTDVLKVVKEVTNLKPKAWVRLKRGIYKDDIAQVDYVEPSQNQISLKMIPRIDFDRIKARMSLKDWFAKRKKFKRPPQRLFDAEKIRSLGGDVASDGDFLIFEGNRYSRKGFLFKSFAMSAVITEGVKPTLSELEKFEDQPEGIDLEVVTESTGKEREHNFQPGDNVEVCEGELINLQGKILSVDGNKITIMPKHEDLKDMLEFPAQELRKYFRMGDHVKVIAGRFEGDTGLIVRVEENFVILFSDLTMHELKVLPRDLQLCSETASGVDVGGQHEWGELVQLDPQTVGVIVRLERETFQVLNMYGKVVTVRHQAVTRKKDNRFAVALDSEQNNIHVKDIVKVIDGPHSGREGEIRHLFRGFAFLHCKKLVENGGMFVCKTRHLVLAGGSKPRDVTNFTVCGFTPMSPRISSPMHPSGAGQRGGFGAGGMSRGRGRRDNDLIGQTVRISQGPYKGYIGVVKDATESTARVELHSTCQTISVDRQRLTTVGSRRPGGLTSAYGRTPMYGSQTPMYGSGSRTPMYGSQTPLHDGSRTPHYGSQTPLHDGSRTPAQSGAWDPNNPNTPSRADEDFEYGFEDEPTPSPQGYGGTPNPQTPGYPDPASPQVTQPYNPQTPGTPAMYNTEQFSPYAVPSPQGSYQPSPSPQSYHQVAPSPVGYQNTHSPASYHPTPSPMAYQASPSPSPVGYSPMTPGAPSPGGYNPHTPGSGIEPSAGDWVTTDIQVKVRDSYLDSQAVGQTGVIRSVTGGLCSVYLKDSEKVVSVSSEHLEPVTPTKSNKVKVILGEDREATGILLSIDGEDGIVRMDLEEQLKILNLRFLGKLLEA
- the SUPT5H gene encoding transcription elongation factor SPT5 isoform X1, encoding MSDSDDSNFSEDESERSSEGEEGEEGEAEEQRGGSGKEEEEGEEEEEEEEEEEEYDEEEEEEEDDDRPAKKPRHGGFILDEADVDDEYEDEDQWEDGAEDILEKEEIEASNIDNVVLDEDRSGARRLQNLWRDQREEELGEYYMKKYAKSSVGETVYGGSDELSDDITQQQLLPGVKDPNLWTVKCKIGEERATAVALMRKFIAYQYTETPLQIKAVVAPEHVRGYLYVEAYKQTHVKQAIEGVGNLRLGYWNQQMVPIKEMTDVLKVVKEVTNLKPKAWVRLKRGIYKDDIAQVDYVEPSQNQISLKMIPRIDFDRIKARMSLKDWFAKRKKFKRPPQRLFDAEKIRSLGGDVASDGDFLIFEGNRYSRKGFLFKSFAMSAVITEGVKPTLSELEKFEDQPEGIDLEVVTESTGKEREHNFQPGDNVEVCEGELINLQGKILSVDGNKITIMPKHEDLKDMLEFPAQELRKYFRMGDHVKVIAGRFEGDTGLIVRVEENFVILFSDLTMHELKVLPRDLQLCSETASGVDVGGQHEWGELVQLDPQTVGVIVRLERETFQVLNMYGKVVTVRHQAVTRKKDNRFAVALDSEQNNIHVKDIVKVIDGPHSGREGEIRHLFRGFAFLHCKKLVENGGMFVCKTRHLVLAGGSKPRDVTNFTVCGFTPMSPRISSPMHPSGAGQRGGFGAGGMSRGRGRRDNDLIGQTVRISQGPYKGYIGVVKDATESTARVELHSTCQTISVDRQRLTTVGSRRPGGLTSAYGRTPMYGSQTPMYGSGSRTPMYGSQTPLHDGSRTPHYGSQTPLHDGSRTPAQSGAWDPNNPNTPSRADEDFEYGFEDEPTPSPQGYGGTPNPQTPGYPDPASPQVTQPYNPQTPGTPAMYNTEQFSPYAVPSPQGSYQPSPSPQSYHQVAPSPVGYQNTHSPASYHPTPSPMAYQASPSPSPVGYSPMTPGAPSPGGYNPHTPGSGIEPSAGDWVTTDIQVKVRDSYLDSQAVGQTGVIRSVTGGLCSVYLKDSEKVVSVSSEHLEPVTPTKSNKVKVILGEDREATGILLSIDGEDGIVRMDLEEQLKILNLRFLGKLLEA